GccaatattattaaaaaatatatattaggAGCTCAGCAGCGCCTCTCATTGGATTGTTGCCATAGTGGCCCTTGGTTAACCAAGAGGCTGGGTGGATCATGGCCTGATGAGACCTTTTTGAGTCCTCAGGAAGCActccctccatccctctccctctttacttctgttttcctgcagcGACTAGCCTTCTCTCCCCCAACACCCACATATCAGCACCTCTCACAGCGGTGGACTCGCTTCCTGCATTTAGTCCAACAGCAGTGCATGGAAGCTCTTTGCCAAGACCCCCTCCCCAATCCATTGCGGACTGTGGTTTTTGACCTTGTTTTTTGAGCATGTAACACTTTGTTTGACTGGGGTGTGTATAAAGGTGATGACATGCATTTAGTATTCAAACTGTTGTGGATTTACTGCGTTTTCTCATCATGCAGAATATTCTTAACAGTCGACTAAAGCTTCAAGTTTTACGTTTATCTCTTTGCTCTTCATGGTCACGACCTCTACTACCTGCTCAAACTGAAGTATTACAGGACAGTGTTTTTGGCAACCCTCCATGTCGAGAGTGTGGCACACAGTGGGACTGTTGGTGTAAGAACAAATGGGGATGAACTGCAGCACTGGATCCGCTCCCTCTCCGCCAGGAATTGTCACAGAGGCCGAAGCATTGTACAATGTCTTActgacataattttttttttttcttgaattggGAGAGTTTCAAGTGGAGAGAGCTAGATGTTGCTTAAGCTTCTTTGGAAACGTTTAGTTTTCATCCTCTGGGCAGACTCTGGCAGCTGGTTTGGGATCCCGATACGTGTCGAAAGGTCATCGCAACCTCAAGGGCCTCGAAATGATATCAAATCTCACACTTTATGATTTCTCTTcattatgtgtatgtatatataaatatatttgtgtgtttatattcaATATAGAACATACACACATGATTGGCACACCAACTGCACATGTGTTAAACATGTGCCGTGTGCTGTGGTTGAAAGACACTTGTCAGCTGTGGTTTGCTGTACACTGGAGAAAAAGATGTACTATTCATTTTTCCCTACATGAATTTAATCAGTAATAAACgttttaaaagaataaatatttgaCACGTAATGACTGATCTCATTTATCAGCAGTTTGAGGCTCAAGGCCTGACTTGAGTTTAAACCTGTgtctttatttttgcctttctctgaataaaattttaatgggggagagagtgtgtgtgtgtgtgtgtgtgtgtgttatggtgTGGAAAATCTGTTACTACTGTGTGCTCTTATGTTGGCTTATTGGTATTCATTTAGAGGATGTTTAGGGCCAGTTAAGGAGCAACAAGTGTCAAAGACAGTCAAAAGGGAGCAGATGCCCTCATCTTTAACATCATTACTAACCTCATTCCTGTTTGCTTTTCCAGTACAGCTCGCTTTGCTTGTCACTGTGTAATGAGACCGATTTGATCATTTTCttaattaaatgtttattttctgttttgtaagcTAAGACTGTAGTTTGTTGTGCTCTGTATGTCTGACATGCTGTGAGCTGATTGGTCAGTCAGCCAGtgagtgttcttttttttttttggacaagtCTATTTCATGTTTCTTGCTGCATCTGGCCATATGGTAATTTTATGCTTGAGTAACTGAATCCCCACTTAATGTTATTTTAATCATGGCGTTCATATTTTTGAGGGGAACCCAAAAATTGACACATACCCATTGATCTATTTTTCACTGCCAGGGTTATGCCTGCCTCCATAGGCTTTTGAGAACCAAACATTACAGGGAGGTGTCACTTCATGGATATCTGGGCCAGTAGGAATTCATTTATTCtattgaactttgaccttttttgtattaaaaaacaaTTCGTTTGTAAAAGCTTTCAGAAAACTCCCTTTTTCCTGCGGTTTTATTCTTAGTGTCCTCACATTTAAGCATTAACACATCCAGCTCTGAGAACCACAGGAAGAAAGTGTCTGGATTTCTTGTCCAAGTCAGTGGAGTCATGTTGATTGTAAAGTATTTATtcgtacaaaaaaaaaaaaaaaaaagtattaagaAAATTGCATGATTAATATTTTGAATAGTTTGAAGCATTTTTGTAACTGAAACAGTGCCGTTAGTCATGGGTGAATGGAAGCACTCACATGGAGCACAATGGGCCCAACAAAAGTACTAAATTCCCAAACAACATCTGCCCTAAGAGACACgagcaaagggaaaaaaaaacactcaatgGCATTTCTGTGTCTgcctctgcacacacactcgATCCACAGTGGCAGCAGCAGGATGTTTACCACAGAGACACAGCACACGgtgttttaaaaatgctttcaaCTGGAAATGAATGAGTACAGTTTCTGACAGGATTGAGTACAGTCAACCAAGAAAAAGAACATGATGTTGACAGAACAGAATATGGTACACAGTATGCAGTATTCTCtcaattaaaacacacaaaaacaaactacagtCTGGTGATGGCAGGAGTcattcagcaaaaaaaatccaaaaaaaatacaacacaaattTGAAGGCTCATTTTCGAATCGATCCACCATCACACGTTCTACTTATTACTGCCAGGAGGGGGAACATGTTCCCGTACTGTGGAGTTTCTGGTCACATGCGATCAAACAGAGCAGGGAGAGAACTTTCTGATAAGACACCCCTTAGTGCAGAGCTTTTTAAAGGCAGCATTAAAGGTCAACAAACTATTAATACACAGAAAATGTGCCAGAAATTGGCTGCCCTCTCTTCAGGCTGCTGATGCTAGTAATGAAGATTTTTGGCTCATTATACtcgattttttgtttttaactgagTTATCTGAAGATCTAAACACACAAGTACCAGCAGCAAGTTCACATCTTTAGCAAAATGACAATCTATTCCTATagtaataattttgtttttacaacTCAATCAGTGCTCATAACAAATCCATAAAGCATTAACAGGCAAGTTACTGACAGTTAAACAATTTATATGGGATGCCTTATCAAAAAGTGGTACTGTGAACTGTCACAAACTGATCTGGGTGATGAATTTAAGGAGCTCTGATAAGTGTGCATACGATGCAAAGTTTAGGttgtttgacctctgatctcctGGAATTAATTTGACTGGATCTACATTTCTCACAACCTCTACTGCACGCCAcatcagaacaaaacaaacaaaaaaaagcacagtaaataaacaacaacatacAGGTATATCTCTCTCTACAAAAAGATTTTCATTCAAaagttacactttttttttcttataaatatATCAGTTTCATCCAAGTCTCTTTGacttctttttattaaaaaaaaacaaaaacaaatcattctTTGGGTTGATCCTCCCCAACAACCAGCTGagatgacacaaacacatctgcataGGTTTGCACAGCTGCATTAGACGTGAGCTCAAACACGGACGGACATGAGAGACGTCACTGCGCCACGGTGAGAGTCATCCATGCATTTCAGGTCAACACATGCTGTTTGACGACAGATGCCacctaaaacaaaaaaggaagccCGCGGCTGAGAAATCAAAGTGCCCGTGAAGTACTGAAGCAATGAGAATGGAGGTAGAACTTTTCTATTAGTGGTGAACGCCGAGCACAGCAGCAGATGCTGACCACTGCAGCGGAAGCTTTGTGTAGTTACTGTACACCGACATGCCTCTAACAACATGAATTCAACACATTATCGTCGAGAGTTGATGAGCTTTCTGCACACAGTAGTTCTGCTTTCTTCTCAAGCTGATGTAAACATGTTGAGAATTTGGTCAACTAGGAAGATGGCTGACATCATGGGGACAACGTTCAACAGTAGGTTTTCATccaaaaaattatacattttaaatcttaaatataacattaaatgtagaaaaataaCAGCTGGACAGACTTTGTAAGTTACTTGAGCTCCCCAAAGGTTTATTCAGATGTCAGAAATGAACACGGAGGCCTGACTGAGGTCAAAGCAAACAGAGTCGACTAAAAAGCGCCAGCtctttatacatatatatttatgatCCTTGTCATCGCGGGTTTGGAAACTACAAACTCACACTAACAAAAACAGTGTTGCAAACTGGGATCTGTAAATTACAAAAAGCTCCTGGTGAGGTGAGATGAAAAATACTGGCTGAATTATGGGAAACGTAGGATTCgggtttcttcttctgctgctttgaATCGAAAAATAAGTGTTTTAAAGCTGCACCAACTAGCTGCAAATACATCAAAGCACATAATGTCACATTTTAAAGCTGTTTGGCAACTTGATCGCATCCCAGAGGCTGAAAAAGCAGTCCCAGAATCTACAATTTCTGCAGCAGTCGCTTGAGGTTGGCTCCAAACCTGAGCGACTCCCACAGAATCTCATGTTAATGTATGTTAAAATGCATGTCTGCAGCCTGGTACAAAGAATATTTTGACCTCTATGGACAGTTCCCCTCTTCACAGCAGCTCTAAGGTGGGTGAATTTGTTTTGTAGGCTAAAAGTCAGGGACGTGGTCGCTCTGACCAGCAGACGtgctgacacaggcagctgcagcCTTTAGCTGGATGCTCTTTGTGGGTttaactatttttaaaaaattaacattaaGCTATATATTTCTATAAAAATATTGCTTAGTGCAGCTTTAATACTGTATGTTGTTTTGTAATACCCCTTTaaaaggtatcttttgtcaCTCTGAGCGTTTGGATGTTCAGCTATAACGATAACCAGGTAAACAACACTCTGTATTCCTGATACATCAAGCCTCATGTTCCCCTGAACAAATGAATAAACCTGAGAGATCACATGGGCTGCGTGGTGCATCATTGCTCTGTACCTGGAGGATAGCTTTCATATTCTGTCATGTCTTAGAGTATTTAGACTTCTAGCTCTCTCCTACTatccatatattttttttgtggtcCTGCTTGGTCCCATGTATCGGACTGTCTTTCCCCAGACTCCTTGGCCTGATAAATGGGATGCATACAGTAAGAGTTAGTAGATAGTGTTCCTTCTCTACAGAGTTGGCAGTGGGGTACTTGACATGGTTTTAGGCACTACAAGGAAACCTCCCCTTCCATTTTGTGACCCTGTTCATGCTCTGTAACACCAATAACTTTCTATGTGAGGGGCTGAAGCCAAAGCCTCTGGGGAAGTTCTGATCTCACACTTCACTCACTGTCAGCAGTCACCAATTAATCAGTAAGGAGAAGAATAATGGGACAGATAAAGTgcaaaatgaccccccccccccccccctccccccttaaaaaaaaagcctcagtgTGCGTGTGCCACTGCCTGTCTTTGGCTGTGTTTTTACCCCCTGTATTGTGATGTCACTACCCTCCTTCTCCTGCACCTCATCCGTCTCTGCCTGTCTGCCGGGCTCTGGGCCAGCACAATAAGGTTCAGTTCTTtttgaagaaagagaaaagtctCTTGTCCCGGTCGGAAATGCGATGAGCTCGTCTTGAAGACTGACCCCCGTGGGTTATGGACGAACCCGACAGGGAGGTAGCAGCTGAGCGCCACTCATCCTGGTGCTTGTCCATCAGCTGCTGGTCAATCACTCTGTGCATATCATCCTAAAGGCAGAgaggtgagtgagtgagtgacagGAAAGAAAGGTCCCACAGAGAGAGCGTGCGCTGAGGTGTTACAAGCAGTTCCACTGAACAAGTTACCTGTTGGGACACACCAAAATCACCTTTCACCTGTGGTAGATCACTTGAACCTTATTACACTGTAAAGTATTAACCAAAGAGTAGTTTTCCCTTCAgaatatattatttaaatgctttttgAGAGGCCTGCATACAGAAAATTATTCAGTAATTCACAAGACAACGTAAAAAGGGCCAAGCCAGGATgaaaaacagacttttaaaatgttctgtATGAATCCACTGATCTGAAGGGCACCAAAGACTTTTGACATttattctttgttgttgttatggTGTAAAGCCACCAGAGGGCGCTGACAAGTTGGAAACAATTGTGGTTTCAGACTGACAACTACACTTCCTATCGAAAAACACAATTCATTTATCCCTCAATGTCACCAACATACAGTACCACAAATATAACCATATACATACTGTGATCTGTATTTCTGAAAGGGCTGTTCTCTACACACATAAGCTGACCAGAGGCCCAGCCTTcttgaaaaaaaacacatgcaagtGTAACTAGAGAGGAGACGAACATGTGGAAAGAGGGGGTGGCGGGTTTAGATGGTTCTCTGTGCTGGTTAATGGTTTCAGATGGAAAAAGAGCTGAAATGGGCATTTCTCCTGGCATGGAATGGCTCAGCGGTGACTAGTTTAGTCGGTGCAGGGTGTACCGGTGAGATGGCACTGCTTGGGCTCACCTCTAAGGCAGGAGGGGGGGTGGGTACCACAGGGAAGAAAGGGTGGTACGGAAGCTGAGAAAGGCCACTAGATCAGAAACCACAAGAGCCAAACAGTAAAGAGCCCTGAGGAGGCAAACTGTACATAGGGAGAAGAGAGGAAAGAGCAGTTTGTTACAGataaaggggagggggggggatacacacacacacacacacacacacacacacacacacacacacacacaagaattaATACAGTACTATGTAAAAGTCTTGAATCAACCCTCATTTTTTATAtcttgctaggaaaatgggaaacaggtgaagcactttattgaaacatgtataAGACTTAAACACAGTTTGTACTAACAagctttaaagtcaatatttggtgtgaccacctttattcttcaacacagcctgaactctctgaggcagctttcttgtcatttctttaagtagtcttcaggaatagttctccaggcttcttgaaggacattcaaagctcttctctggaaattggctgtcttttgttccattctgtcaaaatgatcctgcactgcttcaataatgttgagatcagggctctggggaggccaatcaattcataattccatcaattttgggAAGATCTCCAACAGCACTGGGTGAAATGTAGCCCCTAAACCACgacactgtgttttacagatggctgtagacactcactgttgtacctctatCCTGACAACCTCCGTACATACTGATGAAGATCTGAACCGAAAACTTCaagtttggattcatcactccttcagacctgttgccactgattttcagtccagctcttgtgtcatttggcatacctcagccttttctccctgtttcccttctttaagaacggtttcttgacagccaccctccTACTGAGACCATTactgatgaggtttcagtgaacagtagatggaacAGCTGAAGGtgcagatgcatctctcaggttctgtgtcaggtctttgctggatttttctgtTATCTTAAGGACATGTCTTTCAGAAACTTTCAGATAgctttttaggcctgccacttctttttcttccacttttctaGTTTCCTCAagttttttaaggacatgaTGCAGAACATGCCAAGATataccaagttttcagctaatatccatccatccacttccgcttatcctgttcagggtcgcaggggggctggggcctatcccagctgacatagggcaagaggcagggtacaccctgtacaggttgccagcctgttgcagggccaacacagagagacagacaagatataccaagttttcagctcatagctctttggaaatcaacttattggagcaaaaaaaaagagacattttttgCAGATTCAACTAacgaaatgggaacaaatgatgtgtttttgagaCAGACTGAGTTAGGCGCCTTTTTTACACTTCAaaaatcctggagaactattgctcaagaccacttgaaaaaaatacaagaaagtctggctgctttggaagcaaaatataaagaaatgatgactcaagacttttgcacagtactgtatgttccGTTACTTTCATCCATCACAGACGAGAAACGGACACTCCCCCTCTGCAGTTAATTGAGTAGTTAGTGTATATACACAGATGCTGTAAGTGGCTTTAAGGTACAGTGAAGAGAGGGGATATGGACAAACTGTCCTTGCAGGTAGAGACATTTCATTCTTGTATAACTGTATCTTTAGTTGTCTGAAGATAATATATTCACAATTCATTTGGCATTTATGCAActtatgttttttaaatgagctATTCCAAAAGTATTATAAATATTGAATATAGTCTTTGACCCACCTGCCAAGCCTCCAGCTGCTGTGACAAGTTGAGCTTCTGCTGGATGGCGTCCAACAGCTGGCTATTCAGAGACATGATGTCTATTTTACATTTGGCGAGCTCCATTTCCACTGCTTTCTTCCTACAAGACAcacaccgcacacacacacacacacacacacacctgaatgaagGCCACATACAAACTCAGCTACATAATAGCAATTACTCATTGAAGGAATAAGTTGACTTTTCTTCAGTTATAATGAATATAAGCTGTATCGATTCTTACTTCATCACCTCTGTGTTGAAAATTAAAACGAATCAAAAATCTAAACGAACTAGTTAAATGAATGCAAACCCATGTTGAAGAACTAAAGCTAGATGCAGAATCACACCATCTTACTTGGCTATGGCATCGTCTCTGTCTCTGATAGCACTCTGGAGCTGCTCGCTGGGCTCTCGAACTTCAGCCATCGTCCTCATTCGCTCGTTCTCTTCTCGGAGAGAGCACATTTCTACAGAGAGCAGCGCCACCTTCAGGTCACACAGAAAGAATGAGAATGAAAAATGTCTGTGAGATTCAGGCCTCATAGGTTTAAGAGTGCACGCAGGCTCAAATGGCAAAGTTAGACAGCGCGGTGCTCATGGGTGGGATATTTAGTTGACCTAGTTCGACAGAAGATGGAGTGCGTGTGCCGCTTGTTTTGTGTAAATCATGCAAGATGGCATTTCAAACCCACAggagggtgtgagctgtcctggCAGAAAGGAGACAAGGTTGAAGCAGTGTCCTACATTGGAAAAAGCATGCATCATATTCACACTGACATACAAAAAGTGAGGACTAAATCTGGTGCACTAGATCGTCTGAGTGTTCTTGAGAGCCTCCTCAGTGCAATATTATTCCACCTAGAAAGACTGGAAATGATCTTGAATTAATGACCTCTCCTAAATCTGTTATATAAATTGGTGTATAATTTGATTGGTGTTCACATACATGATACACACAGAGGGATGTTTCACCTGATTGTGCAGCTGTAGCAGCTCCTCTTCATTGCTGCGTGATTTGTCCTGCTCTGCTTCATACAGCTCTCTAACTTCCCGCAGCTCTTCTCCCAGTTTCCTTACCTGCTCCTCCAGAGCCTCCTCATCACTACGCCGAGAGCCCTttccacacaaaacacacattacgTCACGACTTGTGTCAACAGGATCGGAACTGATGTGTAAACTGAGGTGAACATGGCctgtataaaataaaagcagagtaATGAGACAACCCGAAAAACAAGCAATGGAACCGAACCTACTCATCGTCTTAGGGAGAGTGTAGTTAAGAAAAAATGGTCAgattacagcagcagcacaccgGTCCAAGGATGGACAGACAACGTGCTGGAGAGGCCACATGACCTAACAGTCATTAAATCATTATCATAGATTTTGGAAATGGAAACATTATGAACACACTAAACCGAAtgctaaaaataatgaaaacaatacatttttaataataaatgctAAAATGAAATTAGAAAGCCCACTcaggaaacaaactgaaactgaaatgaaaagaaaaccaagaataaaaaaagatgaaaatgaaaacttcAAAACTATAAAAACTTTGGTCTGAAAGAACGAGACAAGTCTTTTTCTTtaataggaaaataaaaatttactttGCCTCAGTGACTACTCCTAAAGTACAACTAAAATATGCATACGGTATGTGTAAGGTATTAATAGACTTAAGAGTTCTTCTGATATTagcattcatttctttatattttgccagaaaaaagggaaataggtgcagtgatttattgaaactcGTGCAAATATACTtgtaaatacagcatataaggcaaaaacagagtttgtacaattatgACGAGCCtgaaagcaaatattttatGACCATTTTATTCTTCAAGACAGTCTGAACTTTGTTAGGTATCTTTGATTAAGTAGTATTGATAATATTTTacgcctgtcaaactgtgctatacttggcatttttcatagattcaactaaagaaattggagcaagtgatgtgtttttgtgacagttctaataacaaagtgtctaaagaaagggtttaaaattggttctttactaagttgtctgttgtgtgtagacaacactggttcatcccttaagtgaggtgccttttttatgcttgaatgactcataggtcagtgttcagtggcttaacaaacaaagaagcattcctctgaaaatggaacCAATAGAACTAATGATGAAGacgaggggtggctcaagacttttgtacagtactAACACAGAACATAACACATAACTGTGCTGATGTGTGATTTCCTGGTTTCTTTGACTCTAACAACACCACATAAATAGTTTTTCCTTTGAAATCATTAAATTACTGGTAATCAGCTCACGTTTCTGAGGTAACACCTAATGTTGGTCTAACAGCAACAAAGCTGATCACCAGCGTGCTGCTCATTACCGTAGACTCATTGCCATCTAGCAGATTCTGAGTTAGCCTCCGCAGCTCTAGCAGGCTGGTGTGGAGGCTCCCAGTAGGCACATCCTTGGCTGAGGAAGTCTCCGAGGACTCGTCCATGGAAGAGTCAGTGGACAGCGCTGAATCCGTGACGTCGTTTCCCCGCAGATGAGAGCAAAGCGAGCGAACTTCACAGTAGGCCTCCCATAGCTGAAGACGCAGCTAAACAGCCAAATGAGAGCAGAAAGTGTTTAGTACCCCGCACCCCTGATGCTCACAgcgggtttaaaaaaaaactgtgtggaCACAATCAGACTGTCATATACATCACAACCTGCTCCCtctcctgctcctgctcctcctgctccatACTCTGCTCTATCTCACACAGCAGGCTGGAAGGGTGGGGGGTAAGATTTTGGAGACTGTGCTCTTCCGTCAGCTCCTCCAACTTAGCGGCCAGCTGTCGGTGGGATACCTGGACCTCCTGGAGCTCCAGCTGGCTCTGTCGCAACTGGACACAAGAGAGGTGTTAACCTTGGACTTAACAGCACTCAGTAGAAGAACTGATTTAAAAGAGATCTGGTAATCTAACTTCTAGCTCTATATTTTTATAACTGGACTCTACTGGAGTAGCTCTGCATGATTGATAGTTCAaaagaatttttatttatccTATACTGGGCTTTGTACAGACCAGTTCcttcactgtctgaaacaagctgctttaCCCCCCCTTTAAACCAACatttttctgattggctaatttataacaataataataataataataagtactATCTACCAAGGTGCTACTATCCCAAAAGCTTCATTTATAGGTCTGTACCTGGAGGTCCTTCTCGTGACACTGCTTCTCCAGCACCAGTGTCCTCTCTCGGAGCTCGTCCACAGTATTCTGCAGCAGCTCGTTCTCCTCGAGCATGGTGTGCACCCGGTGCTCCAGTTCCATCTTCCTGTCTGACAGCATCTTAATCTAACATTTCAAACAGTGCCAGTTAGATTCTGTGCTCTGGGAAACAGTCGTTAAGTTTAGTATCCCAGATGCTCAGATTTCCTGGTCAATAGCAAACAGATGGGCAGCAATGGACCTGATTAAAGGTTACATATtgttttttcactgtgtttgagGAAAGCTGAGCTCTTACACAAGATTAAAAACACTCCCACTGGCCTAAAGAATGTTTGTTGCCTAGCAAGGGTGTCGGGATTGGTTGCCACCCTCGTCTTCAGGAATGTTTGGACGATACTTCAGCATCTACACAAAGCTTCATGTCAGTTTACTCCTTACCCATCCTGTGCAATGGCCTTTTATTACAGCAGTAACACAAAATATACTTCATGAATTTTCTTTCCTTGCAGCTGCCAGAGCAGCTTTACAattaaacaaacagcagctctgttCATTTTTATCCCTCCTGCTTCTGACCTATATCTGGTAACCTACTTCACAGCACAGGGGCTTTCATGCAGATCAGTTGTTTTTACGAGAATATGAATATCAGCTTCTACATGGTCAGGTTCTGGATATTTTGGGTTCTGCGATAGTCTCTGTTTTCACACAAATAGGCCAAAAAGCCATCAGTCATCAGGCACATGTTGTTTAAAAGCAAAGCACTGGAAAAGTGGGAGCACCCAGACATTGCAGTATCTCTGCTAAATATAGAGCAGGAGCCTTTTCTCCCAATTATAGCGCAGGCTCTGCAGTCTGGGTGTTTTCTCCCTGGCTTTGAAGAGAAGCTACAGGAAAATCTGAGCGCTTACAGTACTGACATTAGAGACATATCCAGCAATTCATACATGACACTACTGACATGACATCACAACACAGCTCatgctctgattaaaaaagTATGTTTTTCATGCTCTTCCTCGGGAAACAGGGATTGGCAAATACGTGGCACACACCACATGTAAAATGATGACCTATTAAGGTTATGTAAGGTGAAAAGAGTCAGCATAAAATTCAACAATCTTCTAAATGATGGTACTTTGCCCCATCATCAAGACACATGAGAAGCAAttgcaaaaatcaaaacaaataatGGTGCCATCCCTGTTCCTATTGCTATACAAGGTGTTCCATGCAGCATGCAATCTGGCTGAGAGACAGTGCAGGGGAACCACTCACTTCTAGCCCTTGCTGCTCCAACCAAGAAGGAAGGAGGGTGAGGGAAGGAGGAAATGGTGAGGAAAGACacaaaagataaagaaagtAACGTTTGAAAGAAATCCCGCAAGTGCGGCGAGTTCAAAGTGAAGATCATCctctgaggaaaaaaattatt
This sequence is a window from Archocentrus centrarchus isolate MPI-CPG fArcCen1 chromosome 9, fArcCen1, whole genome shotgun sequence. Protein-coding genes within it:
- the bicdl1 gene encoding BICD family-like cargo adapter 1; the protein is MSAFCLDLQASAVVSAPLELDSDCMESRASPTVQEPGGFQGHPLRHAGSGGLGMALEEELSVLSGERGDEEQLSDLETPAVGHNTDLLSLFRQKEKDLVLAAKLGKALLERNQDLTKQYEKMHKDLNEKLEHLEQEKHELRRRLESREGEWEGRVAELETDVQQLQGELERQQVQLREVDRDKTKAISELSEQNHRLLEQLSRAAEVERQLSTQVHSLRDDFREKSMSTRQHMTRLETLQAEIKMLSDRKMELEHRVHTMLEENELLQNTVDELRERTLVLEKQCHEKDLQLRQSQLELQEVQVSHRQLAAKLEELTEEHSLQNLTPHPSSLLCEIEQSMEQEEQEQEREQLRLQLWEAYCEVRSLCSHLRGNDVTDSALSTDSSMDESSETSSAKDVPTGSLHTSLLELRRLTQNLLDGNESTGSRRSDEEALEEQVRKLGEELREVRELYEAEQDKSRSNEEELLQLHNQVALLSVEMCSLREENERMRTMAEVREPSEQLQSAIRDRDDAIAKKKAVEMELAKCKIDIMSLNSQLLDAIQQKLNLSQQLEAWQDDMHRVIDQQLMDKHQDEWRSAATSLSGSSITHGGQSSRRAHRISDRDKRLFSFFKKN